One genomic window of Methanosalsum zhilinae DSM 4017 includes the following:
- a CDS encoding histidine kinase dimerization/phosphoacceptor domain -containing protein, translating to MLDKNLNLKLKLVLYIVVGIILIMTISTAIIISTVTSQEANLAYMQSIETANNYANQFDSDMSSHQAIGSTIAHSMSVYKSSSRDEVNSILENLLIENPSLIGTYVCYEPDAFDGKDNEFINTTGHDSTGRFIPYWNKINGPVRLDPLIDYETADYYQLPKQLQDEVITEAYYYEGAFIVSFVTPIFKDYEFIGIGGVDVSLEYIDDVVSSIRIFDSGYAIMTDKTATLLSHPENKEWIGSRTLYDFDIPEISEMADDIRQGKGGYIETIDPTTGKEVIMFYEPVETGNFSFILTVPLDEMLAGVTDLRNRMLLISSIAIIFMSIIAYIIANSFTDSIDQIVSGFRRVADDVVRGKLDTRADNNVDPDFKEIPDGLNEILDAVISPIRETVRVTNALADGKLGSRVQMDVQGEFKQLGNTLDCFAIELNNIIDDSNAVLVAFQKNNFKRGIRVEGNGDFKKLTDGIEEARLSLRRMTMEREMAEISLQNYAQQLERSNKLKEEMEKIIDRSPVIVFKWNPENNWPVEFVSDNISQFGYSKKDFESGKLTYGDILHPDDITRVRSQLSKSCKSRLTEFTNEYRILTKDGDIRWIDERTFIKCSPEGKLIQLQGIIFDITDRKKAQEALLHAEEIRKKEIHHRIKNNLQVISSLLDLEADNFTDPKVIEAFQNSQNRVVSMALIHEELHQSKDIEYVNFTDYIQNLTYSLFQSYRVNTDNIKLNLELEDIFLEMDTAIPLGIIINELISNSLKHAFSDIDDGMINIVLYFDKNENNHVLIVHDTGKGIPQNIDIQNTESLGLQLVTTLVNQIGGNIKLDNSAGARFEIRF from the coding sequence ATGCTGGACAAAAATTTGAATTTAAAGTTAAAACTGGTTCTGTATATTGTAGTTGGTATCATTCTGATAATGACAATATCAACTGCGATAATTATATCGACTGTGACCTCACAGGAAGCTAACCTTGCATACATGCAATCAATAGAGACTGCAAATAATTATGCAAACCAGTTTGATTCTGACATGAGTTCCCATCAAGCTATTGGCAGTACCATTGCCCATTCTATGAGTGTTTATAAATCGTCCAGCCGTGATGAGGTGAATTCAATATTGGAAAATCTGCTAATTGAAAATCCAAGTTTAATAGGCACTTATGTCTGCTATGAACCCGATGCATTTGATGGGAAGGATAATGAATTCATCAATACAACAGGCCATGATTCAACAGGAAGATTCATCCCCTACTGGAACAAAATCAATGGACCTGTCAGACTGGATCCACTGATAGATTATGAAACTGCAGATTATTATCAGCTTCCAAAACAGCTACAGGATGAGGTTATCACTGAAGCATACTACTATGAAGGTGCATTTATCGTCAGTTTCGTTACCCCGATATTCAAAGATTATGAGTTCATAGGAATTGGAGGAGTGGATGTTTCTCTGGAGTACATAGATGATGTTGTCAGCTCGATCCGGATATTTGACAGTGGTTATGCAATAATGACAGATAAGACAGCTACATTGCTTTCACATCCCGAAAATAAAGAATGGATTGGTAGCAGGACATTATATGATTTCGATATTCCAGAGATTTCAGAAATGGCAGATGACATCCGGCAGGGAAAGGGTGGATATATAGAAACAATAGATCCAACAACTGGTAAAGAAGTGATTATGTTCTATGAACCTGTTGAAACTGGCAATTTTTCATTCATACTGACAGTACCATTAGATGAAATGCTTGCAGGTGTAACTGATCTAAGAAACAGGATGCTATTGATTTCCTCCATTGCGATTATATTTATGAGTATCATAGCATATATAATCGCAAATTCTTTCACAGATTCCATTGACCAGATTGTTTCTGGTTTTAGACGCGTAGCAGATGATGTAGTTAGAGGAAAACTGGATACAAGAGCAGATAACAATGTAGATCCAGATTTTAAAGAAATTCCCGATGGATTAAATGAAATACTGGATGCAGTGATATCTCCGATCAGAGAAACTGTTAGAGTGACAAATGCACTGGCAGATGGAAAACTTGGATCAAGGGTACAGATGGATGTTCAGGGAGAATTTAAACAGCTTGGAAACACACTCGACTGTTTTGCAATTGAACTTAACAACATTATTGATGATTCAAATGCGGTACTTGTTGCTTTTCAGAAAAACAACTTCAAAAGAGGCATCCGGGTAGAGGGAAATGGTGATTTTAAAAAACTAACCGATGGAATCGAAGAAGCAAGGCTTTCACTTAGAAGGATGACCATGGAAAGGGAAATGGCAGAAATCTCCCTTCAAAATTATGCACAGCAATTGGAAAGATCAAATAAGCTCAAAGAAGAGATGGAGAAGATAATTGACAGAAGCCCGGTTATTGTTTTCAAGTGGAATCCTGAAAATAACTGGCCTGTTGAATTTGTCTCGGATAATATTTCACAATTTGGATATTCTAAAAAAGACTTTGAATCCGGTAAATTAACATACGGAGACATTCTGCACCCAGATGATATCACAAGAGTCAGGTCCCAGCTATCAAAAAGCTGTAAGAGCAGACTTACTGAATTCACAAATGAATATCGAATTTTGACAAAAGATGGTGACATCAGGTGGATTGATGAAAGAACTTTCATCAAATGCTCTCCAGAAGGAAAGCTGATTCAACTTCAGGGAATAATATTTGATATAACTGATAGAAAAAAGGCTCAAGAAGCTTTACTTCATGCAGAAGAAATACGAAAGAAGGAAATTCACCACCGAATAAAGAATAATCTTCAGGTGATTTCCAGTCTTCTTGATCTGGAAGCAGATAACTTCACTGACCCAAAAGTAATAGAAGCATTCCAGAACAGCCAGAACAGAGTTGTATCAATGGCTCTTATTCATGAAGAGCTGCATCAGTCAAAGGACATAGAATATGTCAATTTTACAGACTACATCCAAAACCTTACATATAGTCTTTTTCAGTCATACAGAGTTAATACAGATAATATAAAATTGAATCTTGAACTTGAAGATATTTTCCTGGAGATGGATACTGCCATTCCACTGGGAATAATCATAAACGAATTGATCTCAAACTCCTTAAAGCATGCATTTTCAGATATTGATGATGGCATGATCAATATAGTACTGTATTTCGATAAAAATGAGAATAATCATGTTCTTATTGTGCATGACACTGGAAAGGGAATTCCTCAAAACATAGATATTCAAAACACCGAATCCCTTGGTCTTCAGCTAGTAACAACTCTTGTAAATCAGATTGGTGGAAATATCAAACTTGATAATTCAGCAGGAGCTAGATTCGAAATAAGATTTTAA
- a CDS encoding nucleoside deaminase, which produces MNEFMKMAVKEAREGMNKNHGGPFGCVIVKKGILVARTHNRVLETNDPTAHAEILAIREASAILKSFDLSDCEIYSTSQPCPMCYSAIHWARIKKLYFGTTKDDVSAIGFDDSFIYDVIKGNAVVQQFDAINIDRDECQGLLNEWIEKPDKKMY; this is translated from the coding sequence ATGAATGAATTTATGAAAATGGCAGTTAAAGAAGCAAGGGAAGGGATGAATAAAAATCATGGTGGACCCTTTGGTTGTGTTATTGTAAAAAAAGGCATTTTAGTTGCCAGGACTCATAACCGGGTACTGGAAACAAATGATCCAACTGCACATGCAGAGATACTTGCCATAAGGGAAGCTTCAGCAATTTTAAAAAGCTTTGATCTATCCGATTGTGAAATATATTCCACATCTCAACCATGTCCTATGTGTTACTCTGCTATTCACTGGGCCAGGATTAAAAAACTATACTTTGGCACTACAAAAGATGATGTCTCAGCTATTGGTTTTGATGATAGTTTCATCTATGATGTCATCAAAGGTAATGCTGTTGTTCAGCAGTTTGATGCTATAAATATTGACAGGGATGAGTGCCAGGGCCTTTTGAATGAATGGATAGAAAAACCTGATAAAAAAATGTATTGA
- a CDS encoding SDR family NAD(P)-dependent oxidoreductase codes for MVSDLFDLSGKVAIVTGASSGLGVQFAEALANAGANITIAARRIERLEEVKEKLEETGVKCLPVKCDVLNEDEVINVVESTVKEFGKVDILVNNAGTASFSPAEDITGDEWDKVLNTNLRGVFFFAKHVARKMKEHNYGRIINITSIYGVAGNTQYNVSPYHASKGGEVNLTKALAAEWAKHGITVNAIGPGFFESEMTEDLISDEAFQNFIQSRCPMKRIGKPGELNGLLIYLASEGSSYVTGQHICVDGGWTAV; via the coding sequence ATGGTAAGCGATTTGTTTGATCTAAGTGGTAAAGTTGCAATTGTAACAGGTGCATCCAGCGGGTTGGGAGTGCAGTTTGCTGAAGCGCTGGCTAATGCCGGAGCAAATATTACTATTGCAGCACGAAGGATTGAAAGATTGGAAGAAGTTAAAGAAAAACTGGAAGAGACGGGTGTGAAATGTCTTCCTGTAAAATGTGATGTATTGAATGAAGATGAAGTAATAAATGTAGTTGAAAGTACTGTCAAGGAATTTGGGAAAGTAGATATTCTGGTAAATAATGCAGGAACTGCTTCTTTTTCTCCTGCTGAGGACATAACCGGTGATGAATGGGATAAAGTGCTCAATACCAATCTCAGAGGTGTATTTTTCTTTGCAAAACACGTTGCCAGAAAGATGAAAGAACATAATTACGGAAGAATCATTAACATAACTTCAATATATGGAGTAGCTGGAAATACACAATATAATGTATCCCCATATCATGCATCAAAGGGTGGCGAAGTTAATCTTACAAAAGCACTGGCAGCTGAATGGGCAAAACATGGCATCACTGTCAATGCCATAGGACCGGGGTTTTTTGAATCTGAAATGACAGAAGACCTCATTTCAGACGAAGCATTCCAGAATTTTATCCAGTCAAGGTGTCCAATGAAAAGAATCGGTAAACCGGGTGAACTAAACGGCCTGTTAATATATCTTGCATCTGAGGGTTCCAGCTATGTAACAGGACAGCATATATGTGTTGATGGAGGATGGACTGCAGTATAA
- a CDS encoding ion transporter: protein MYTHLKKSIYKIIEPEAEQNKPGHFFNLFIIILITLNVIAVILESVKWLAVPYGTFFLNFELISVLIFTVEYLFRVWTCTENPKFSHPVKGRIKYAFSFLALTDLIAILPYYLPLLFPVDMRFVRAFRLLRIFRLLKLARYTCALGILSRGVTRHKDVFGIIFFILILLLIISSSIMYFFESTAQPHLFSSIPMTMWWAIATVTTVGYGDVYPVTMMGKLFGSIIALIAIGIFALPAGVLASAFMEEFNHMKNCSKPLNQENAKEILDKLEYMVKLRNENILNDKEIVDIIRRTLK, encoded by the coding sequence ATGTATACTCATCTAAAGAAGAGTATCTATAAAATTATAGAGCCGGAAGCTGAACAGAACAAACCAGGTCATTTTTTCAATTTATTTATAATCATACTTATTACTTTAAATGTAATTGCAGTTATCCTAGAGTCTGTTAAATGGCTTGCAGTCCCTTATGGGACTTTTTTTTTAAATTTTGAACTTATTTCTGTCCTGATATTCACAGTTGAATATTTATTTCGGGTATGGACATGTACTGAAAATCCAAAGTTTTCTCATCCTGTCAAGGGAAGAATAAAATATGCATTTTCATTTCTTGCCCTGACAGACTTGATCGCAATATTGCCATATTATCTGCCTCTTTTGTTCCCTGTAGATATGAGATTTGTTAGAGCTTTCAGGCTACTTAGAATATTCAGATTGCTAAAACTGGCCCGGTACACCTGTGCCCTGGGCATACTGTCACGGGGAGTTACCAGGCACAAGGATGTTTTTGGGATCATTTTTTTCATATTGATTCTTCTTTTAATTATTTCATCAAGTATCATGTATTTCTTTGAAAGTACGGCTCAACCCCATCTTTTTTCCAGTATACCCATGACTATGTGGTGGGCAATAGCGACTGTAACAACTGTAGGTTACGGAGATGTTTATCCTGTCACTATGATGGGTAAGCTGTTTGGGTCAATTATAGCTCTCATTGCAATCGGTATTTTTGCTCTGCCTGCAGGGGTTCTTGCATCAGCTTTTATGGAAGAGTTCAATCATATGAAGAATTGTTCTAAGCCATTAAACCAAGAAAACGCAAAAGAAATTCTGGATAAATTGGAATACATGGTTAAACTTCGCAATGAGAATATCTTAAACGATAAAGAAATAGTTGATATCATAAGAAGGACCCTTAAATAA
- a CDS encoding AIM24 family protein → MTQNFYDNMEVINSFEKDGFKIEVLEYQKLKGSKHHNIAKKLYYIHKAGMSLKQVKVSLEDRGLIIESGNLNFHKGNIEMASQIGGVGGLAKKMIKSKLNQEAMFKPLYKGTGEVFLEPSFGHFIIYELDDESIIVDKGLFYCCEEGIDVGVESMKSISAGMFGGEGWFQTKISGTGTCVLSIPVPFGEVLKYELNNEKLQVDGTFALLRTSGIKYSVKRSSTNLVGTLTGGEGMLQTFEGTGKVWLAPTEPIYKYLTLGTSGVPINYTKTE, encoded by the coding sequence ATGACACAAAATTTCTATGATAACATGGAAGTCATCAATTCTTTTGAAAAAGATGGGTTCAAGATCGAAGTGCTTGAATATCAGAAATTAAAGGGAAGCAAGCATCACAACATCGCAAAAAAATTGTATTATATTCATAAAGCAGGTATGTCACTTAAGCAGGTAAAAGTATCTCTTGAAGATAGAGGTCTTATAATTGAAAGCGGTAACCTGAACTTCCACAAGGGGAACATTGAAATGGCTTCCCAGATCGGTGGTGTTGGAGGCCTTGCAAAGAAAATGATCAAAAGCAAACTGAATCAGGAAGCAATGTTCAAGCCCCTTTACAAAGGCACTGGCGAGGTATTTCTTGAACCAAGCTTTGGTCATTTTATAATATATGAACTGGATGATGAATCGATTATTGTTGACAAGGGATTGTTTTATTGCTGTGAAGAAGGAATTGATGTAGGCGTTGAATCCATGAAATCCATCTCTGCGGGAATGTTCGGTGGCGAAGGCTGGTTCCAGACCAAAATATCCGGCACAGGTACATGTGTTCTTTCAATACCGGTTCCTTTTGGAGAAGTCCTTAAGTATGAACTGAACAATGAGAAACTGCAGGTAGATGGCACCTTTGCTTTATTGAGAACTTCAGGTATCAAATATAGTGTCAAAAGATCTTCTACAAACCTGGTCGGAACACTTACTGGTGGAGAAGGAATGTTGCAGACATTTGAAGGCACAGGTAAAGTTTGGCTGGCGCCTACTGAACCTATATATAAATATTTGACACTTGGAACTTCCGGAGTCCCGATCAATTATACAAAGACTGAATAA
- a CDS encoding DUF378 domain-containing protein, whose translation MEGKSTVDLIFLALLIIGGLNWGLVGVFNFNLVEALFGAWPVVERAVYTIVGIAALYTIYYITRK comes from the coding sequence ATGGAGGGTAAAAGTACAGTAGATCTGATTTTTCTGGCACTGTTGATAATAGGTGGTCTCAACTGGGGTTTGGTCGGAGTCTTTAATTTTAATCTTGTTGAAGCACTGTTTGGAGCATGGCCGGTTGTTGAAAGGGCTGTGTATACTATAGTAGGAATTGCTGCATTATATACTATCTATTATATCACCAGGAAATAA
- a CDS encoding flavodoxin family protein has protein sequence MKVLGVVGSQRKNGNTSALVKEALKPFEENGIDTKLVFLGDYNINDCNGCDGCQDTFRCIVDDDMQDIYPKILEADAIVLGSPTYFYNVSGDMKTFIDRCYCFEAFDEGDRSVWMGINEILGIKYAVVVAVCEQNNAADMGYTAEVMEKPLEALGYRVVSTAKILNLFSPGEAVSDQIAMEKASKAGEKLLKTLKFRDNLTRKLRSTGYNNLGQ, from the coding sequence GTGAAAGTTCTGGGTGTTGTTGGAAGTCAAAGGAAAAATGGAAATACTTCTGCACTGGTGAAAGAAGCTTTAAAGCCTTTTGAAGAAAATGGTATTGATACTAAACTGGTTTTTCTGGGCGACTACAATATAAATGACTGTAATGGATGCGATGGTTGCCAGGATACATTCAGGTGTATAGTTGATGATGATATGCAGGATATATATCCTAAAATTTTAGAAGCTGATGCTATCGTTTTAGGTTCTCCAACATACTTTTATAATGTATCAGGAGACATGAAAACTTTTATAGATCGATGCTATTGTTTCGAAGCTTTTGATGAGGGTGACCGTTCTGTCTGGATGGGAATAAATGAAATACTGGGAATTAAATATGCCGTTGTAGTTGCTGTTTGTGAACAGAATAATGCGGCTGATATGGGCTATACCGCTGAAGTAATGGAAAAGCCACTGGAAGCTCTGGGTTACAGAGTTGTAAGCACAGCAAAAATATTAAATCTGTTCTCACCAGGAGAAGCTGTAAGCGATCAAATCGCTATGGAAAAAGCAAGCAAAGCTGGTGAGAAACTCCTAAAGACCTTAAAATTTAGAGATAATCTAACCCGAAAACTGCGTTCAACAGGGTATAATAATTTAGGTCAATGA
- a CDS encoding ferritin family protein, producing MIHEERSKLSEKTLDLKRAIDSLKEELEAVDWYNQRADACTDENLKKILIHNANEEKEHAAMLIEWIRQNDGNFAKEFKEYFFSEEKDIASLEEG from the coding sequence ATGATTCACGAAGAAAGAAGTAAGTTGTCAGAAAAAACTCTTGATCTTAAAAGAGCAATTGATTCTCTTAAGGAAGAATTGGAAGCTGTTGACTGGTATAACCAGAGGGCAGATGCCTGCACAGATGAGAACCTGAAAAAAATTCTGATACATAATGCAAATGAAGAAAAAGAACATGCAGCTATGCTCATAGAATGGATCAGGCAAAATGATGGAAATTTTGCTAAGGAATTTAAAGAGTACTTTTTCAGTGAAGAAAAAGACATAGCAAGCCTTGAAGAAGGCTGA
- a CDS encoding DUF427 domain-containing protein, with translation MCNVRLSWKIKWNNALLGKTKDFVFLDRIKYFLRDDLNMEYLKENDHHTTDDRGQIKYYDIVVDGKVYKNGAWSYMDYQTYSKDYSNYIAFDEDVYMST, from the coding sequence ATGTGTAATGTAAGGTTGAGCTGGAAGATCAAATGGAATAATGCATTACTTGGAAAAACAAAAGATTTTGTGTTCTTAGACCGAATAAAGTACTTCTTGCGTGATGATCTGAATATGGAGTATCTCAAAGAAAATGATCACCATACAACAGATGATCGGGGACAGATCAAGTACTATGATATTGTAGTCGATGGAAAAGTCTATAAAAATGGTGCATGGTCTTATATGGATTATCAAACCTATTCAAAAGATTATAGTAATTACATTGCATTTGATGAAGATGTTTACATGTCAACTTAA
- a CDS encoding DMT family transporter codes for MIPVETLAILFGLACALSWGAGDFIGGCATRHTSAYSVVLVTQIMGIFTFPILAFVFSENIPSMDNLIWGAFAGFFGAAGLIALYIGLAKGKMGIVAPLAAVISVIIPVVYSSLNEGIPSLFKITGFIFAFIGIWFIVNMNVGPKLKAKDLEYPLLAGILFGLFFISIDNFSATAIYWPLTVSRITAFIMLTGFIMLTNTVSKPTSNVVLVVILAGLFNTGGVTFFALASEAGRLDVATILSSLSPAVTVMLACILLAEQLAPRQWIGVIAALIAIILMSI; via the coding sequence ATGATACCTGTAGAAACCCTTGCAATACTTTTCGGACTTGCATGCGCATTATCATGGGGTGCAGGGGATTTTATAGGAGGGTGTGCTACCAGACATACAAGTGCTTATTCTGTGGTTCTGGTCACACAAATTATGGGGATCTTTACATTCCCAATTCTTGCATTTGTATTTTCAGAAAATATACCTTCAATGGACAATCTGATATGGGGTGCTTTTGCAGGATTTTTTGGAGCTGCCGGCTTGATAGCATTATATATAGGCCTGGCCAAAGGAAAAATGGGTATAGTTGCTCCCCTGGCTGCAGTAATATCAGTGATCATACCGGTAGTATATTCATCTCTAAATGAAGGTATCCCATCTTTATTTAAGATCACTGGCTTTATCTTTGCATTTATTGGAATATGGTTTATTGTTAACATGAATGTTGGACCAAAGTTAAAGGCAAAAGATTTGGAATATCCGTTACTTGCAGGAATATTGTTTGGTCTGTTCTTTATCTCCATTGATAATTTCAGTGCAACTGCAATTTACTGGCCATTGACGGTTTCAAGAATTACAGCATTTATCATGCTCACAGGATTCATAATGCTAACAAATACCGTCAGTAAGCCCACAAGCAATGTGGTTCTTGTAGTTATCCTTGCAGGGTTATTCAACACTGGGGGTGTCACTTTTTTTGCTCTGGCTTCAGAAGCTGGGCGATTGGATGTTGCCACAATCCTATCCTCACTGAGTCCTGCAGTTACAGTAATGCTGGCATGTATATTATTGGCAGAGCAGCTTGCTCCGCGTCAGTGGATAGGAGTAATAGCTGCCCTGATCGCTATAATCCTAATGTCTATATGA
- the mtaA gene encoding methylcobamide:CoM methyltransferase MtaA has product MADMTLRQRFLDSLMGKDVDKVPACSVTQTGTVELMDATGVFWPDAHYDAEMMATLAIGGYEIAGLEAVRYPFDGTAVAQTLGCAIKEGTLDSQPSVLKGPCEIKEDALEYIIPDNFMESDRIVTILDATEIVREKVGDDVPVIAGMAGPAAIASFLLSAKNYLMWSITNPEIIERVVKIGVEVCTDYSNALFERGADVICMPDSEAGPDLLPPAIFESLFLPEYKKLCGNTSGPMILHMCGDATAILDPMANSGFEGLSIEEKVNLKYAKDVIGNRACLIGNVAPVDILLSSSPTEVKEQARACIENGVNILAPGCGLAPHTPTRNLKAMVSARDEYYG; this is encoded by the coding sequence ATGGCAGATATGACGCTAAGACAAAGATTTTTGGATTCTCTGATGGGAAAAGATGTTGATAAAGTTCCAGCATGTTCAGTAACTCAGACTGGAACAGTTGAATTGATGGATGCCACCGGTGTCTTTTGGCCTGATGCACACTATGATGCTGAGATGATGGCAACTCTTGCAATTGGTGGATATGAGATCGCAGGTCTGGAAGCAGTAAGGTATCCTTTTGATGGAACTGCTGTTGCTCAAACGCTTGGCTGTGCTATCAAAGAGGGAACACTTGACTCTCAGCCATCAGTTCTCAAGGGTCCATGTGAAATTAAAGAGGATGCGCTGGAATATATCATTCCTGATAATTTTATGGAATCTGACCGCATTGTCACAATACTGGATGCTACAGAGATTGTCAGGGAAAAGGTGGGGGATGATGTGCCTGTTATTGCGGGAATGGCTGGTCCTGCTGCCATAGCTTCATTTCTTTTGAGTGCGAAGAATTACCTGATGTGGTCCATTACAAATCCGGAGATTATAGAACGAGTTGTTAAAATTGGGGTAGAGGTATGTACGGATTATTCAAACGCTCTTTTTGAAAGAGGTGCAGACGTGATATGTATGCCAGATTCAGAAGCAGGTCCCGATCTGTTACCCCCAGCCATTTTTGAATCTCTGTTCCTGCCAGAATATAAGAAATTATGTGGCAATACATCTGGTCCCATGATATTGCATATGTGTGGAGATGCTACTGCAATCCTTGATCCGATGGCAAATTCAGGATTTGAAGGTTTGAGTATTGAAGAAAAAGTGAATCTAAAATATGCTAAAGATGTCATAGGGAACAGAGCCTGTCTTATAGGCAATGTAGCTCCTGTAGATATTCTCCTATCATCAAGTCCTACAGAAGTGAAAGAGCAGGCCAGGGCGTGTATAGAAAACGGTGTGAACATTCTTGCACCAGGTTGTGGACTTGCACCACATACACCTACCAGAAACCTGAAAGCTATGGTAAGTGCACGGGATGAATATTATGGATGA
- a CDS encoding disk-shape morphogenesis protein volactin → MAKGLDVGTMNIICSEKGKGQSISFAQQRNAFLKMEAGDLAQNMLDTSKILYTHQNNTINVLGEDAFKFANVFNKPIRRPMKQGIISPDEKESIPMIKLIIERVLDKTENEGEILSISVPASPVDSNINVLYHSKTVEALAKRLGYNTNLIDEGLAVVYSELGDHNFTGVGISVGAGMTNITVAYLATPIVSFSIARGGDWIDEQVASATGVSIERVTAIKENDFTFNSDYEIGSIQGAIALYYDALVTYIISNLKRKLEEAAPPDAEFPVAIAGGSSRAKGFMEMFEKRISEANLSINISNVKKSQYSTSGTKDPIYAIARGCLIASITREDAEKAEESPEPEKKE, encoded by the coding sequence ATGGCAAAAGGACTTGATGTAGGAACAATGAACATAATATGCTCGGAAAAAGGAAAAGGTCAATCCATTTCATTTGCACAGCAGAGAAATGCTTTTTTGAAAATGGAAGCAGGTGATTTAGCACAGAATATGCTGGATACCTCTAAAATACTTTATACACACCAGAACAATACAATCAATGTTCTTGGAGAGGATGCATTTAAATTTGCAAATGTATTCAACAAACCAATAAGAAGGCCAATGAAACAAGGGATTATCAGCCCCGATGAGAAAGAATCTATTCCAATGATCAAATTGATTATTGAAAGGGTTTTGGATAAAACAGAAAATGAAGGCGAGATTTTAAGCATTTCTGTTCCAGCAAGTCCTGTTGATAGTAATATAAACGTATTATATCACAGTAAAACTGTCGAAGCCCTGGCAAAAAGGTTGGGATACAATACAAATCTAATAGACGAAGGATTGGCAGTTGTCTATTCAGAACTTGGCGACCATAATTTCACAGGTGTGGGTATAAGTGTTGGTGCAGGAATGACCAACATAACAGTTGCCTATCTTGCAACCCCTATTGTGTCATTTAGTATTGCACGCGGCGGTGACTGGATTGATGAACAGGTTGCCAGTGCAACCGGTGTTTCTATTGAAAGGGTTACTGCAATAAAAGAAAATGATTTTACATTCAATTCAGATTATGAAATTGGAAGTATTCAGGGTGCAATTGCTCTTTACTATGATGCATTGGTAACATACATTATTTCAAATCTTAAAAGAAAACTTGAAGAAGCAGCTCCACCTGATGCAGAGTTCCCGGTTGCGATTGCTGGGGGCAGCAGCCGTGCAAAAGGATTCATGGAAATGTTTGAAAAAAGAATTTCTGAAGCAAACCTTTCAATCAACATCTCCAATGTGAAAAAGAGTCAATATTCAACATCAGGTACCAAAGATCCAATCTATGCAATTGCAAGAGGCTGTCTCATTGCAAGCATTACCCGGGAAGATGCTGAAAAGGCTGAAGAATCCCCTGAACCTGAGAAAAAAGAATAA